The stretch of DNA AGGGGTCATTAATCCTCGCTTAATAGAGTCCATCACTTCTTTATAATAAGCCTCCATATCCGCCTGTTTTTGTTCCAACACCTTTTGCAGTTGTTTACCATAAGCTTCAACTTCTGATTTTGCTCGTTTATAGGCTGCCATTTCTGGGACAATTGCCTCTGCTTCTATATAAGCAATCTGTTGTGCATAGCTATTTTGGCTCCACGATACAACCAATAGCATCACCACTAGAACTAATAATTTTTGGATGTTCTTCATAATAAGGTCTTTTTTTAGGGCAGAATACTTCCCCTTTGATTTTAATAAAAATCGAAAATAGTTCCTTATTCTAACTATTTAATCCCCTTTAACATTACACTCAGAATTAACAAAACGCTTTTAACAATATTTAACGCTCTGCCCTCTAAAAGCGCTCTATTTTTATGAAAAGCAAAGAACAGGATAGAAAACAGCCCTTCTTTCTACAAAAGAAAGAAGGGCTGCAAAAATTAGGCGTATTAGAACGCTAAATACCTAGTTCTTTTTTGAGCTGATCGGTTGCATCAATCCCCCCCGTAGCATACATCAATAGTTTTTTATCTAAGATATAAGCGTAACTATTTTTTTGGGCAATGGTTTCGATTCCCTTTTCAAATTTATCATACATAGGCTTAGACAATACCTGTTCTTTAGCAACCAACTGCTGGTCAGCTTCTGTCGTTTTTTGCTCCAAGTCGCTTTGCATTTTTTGAAGTTTGACTTCTGCCTCCTGTTGCTGTTGAGCTGTCATTTCACCTCTTTTCACCTGTTCAATCACCGAAGTATAATACTGAGCAATGGCCTTTTTTTCGGCATCCAACTGCTTAAGCAATTGCTTTTGGAAGGTCTCTAAGGACGATTGAGTAATTCTATATTCAGGCATTGCTTTAATGATAACATCTGTATCAATATACGCAATCCGCTGCTGCGAAAAAGTCGCCTGAGCAGAGCAACAAAAAAATAAGCAACACAGCACAACCTTTATTAATACCTTGTTCATATTATTTCGCCAAGTTTTTGATCACATCTGCGGTCAAATCTTTATCATCGGCAGCATAAATAAGTGTCGCACCATCAGGAGCAGTAAAAACAAAGTCGTATTTACGATCTTTTGCTAATTTTTGAATCACATTGTACACTTTTTCTTGAATAGGTTTCACCAAACTCTGGCGTTTTTTAAATAACTCCCCTTCTGGACCAAAACGAGATTTTTGTAGGCTACGCA from Aureispira anguillae encodes:
- a CDS encoding OmpH family outer membrane protein, which codes for MKNIQKLLVLVVMLLVVSWSQNSYAQQIAYIEAEAIVPEMAAYKRAKSEVEAYGKQLQKVLEQKQADMEAYYKEVMDSIKRGLMTPKQQQEAEAKLQRMQADLQKDAMDAEKKLAQKESELTKPIYEAFNQAISKVAKENNYTYVLDKKFMLYSAGGIDATEKVKTALGISW
- a CDS encoding OmpH family outer membrane protein — encoded protein: MNKVLIKVVLCCLFFCCSAQATFSQQRIAYIDTDVIIKAMPEYRITQSSLETFQKQLLKQLDAEKKAIAQYYTSVIEQVKRGEMTAQQQQEAEVKLQKMQSDLEQKTTEADQQLVAKEQVLSKPMYDKFEKGIETIAQKNSYAYILDKKLLMYATGGIDATDQLKKELGI